A region from the Corylus avellana chromosome ca7, CavTom2PMs-1.0 genome encodes:
- the LOC132188640 gene encoding UDP-glucuronate 4-epimerase 3 gives MSQLKPMSHLDNIPSTPGKFKMDKSPYIHRLRLHSSLAKLTFWSVVFLGLIFLFFFRSPSSSPQQSDPSRRSLRTYNWGGPAWEKRVRSSARVRSRNGVSVLVTGAAGFVGTHVSTALKRRGDGVLGLDNFNDYYDPSLKRARQALLERTGVFIVEGDINDSTLLRKLFEVVAFTHVMHLAAQAGVRYAMENPASYVHSNIAGLVSLLEVCKSANPQPAIVWASSSSVYGLNTKVPFSERDRTDQPASLYAATKKAGEEIAHTYNHIYGLSLTGLRFFTVYGPWGRPDMAYFFFTKDILKGKSIPIFEASNHGTVARDFTYIDDIVKGCLAALDTAEKSTGSGGKKTRPAQLRVFNLGNTSPVPVSDLVSILERLLKVKAKRRIMKLPRNGDVQFTHANISLAQRELGYKPTTDLHTGLKKFVRWYLNYYAGGKKAAG, from the coding sequence ATGTCACAGCTGAAGCCAATGTCTCACCTCGACAACATTCCCTCAACTCCAGGAAAATTCAAGATGGACAAATCCCCATACATTCACAGACTCCGCTTACATTCCTCTCTCGCCAAGCTCACCTTCTGGTCCGTTGTCTTCCTGGGCTtgatcttcctcttcttcttccgatCCCCTTCTTCTTCGCCCCAACAGTCCGATCCTTCTCGCCGCTCGCTCCGCACCTACAACTGGGGCGGACCCGCCTGGGAAAAACGGGTCCGCTCTTCCGCCCGGGTCCGTTCCCGCAACGGCGTCTCGGTGCTCGTCACTGGCGCCGCCGGCTTCGTCGGAACCCATGTATCCACGGCTCTCAAGCGCCGCGGGGACGGCGTACTCGGACTCGACAATTTCAACGACTACTACGATCCCTCCTTGAAGCGAGCTCGCCAAGCGCTTTTGGAGCGCACAGGCGTGTTCATTGTCGAGGGAGACATCAACGATTCCACGCTGCTGAGGAAGCTCTTCGAGGTCGTGGCGTTTACCCATGTGATGCACTTGGCTGCTCAGGCTGGAGTGAGGTATGCCATGGAAAATCCTGCCTCTTACGTGCATAGTAACATTGCTGGTCTTGTTAGTCTCTTAGAAGTTTGTAAATCCGCGAACCCACAGCCTGCAATCGTGTGGGCATCATCTAGTTCGGTCTATGGACTTAATACTAAGGTACCCTTTTCGGAGAGAGACCGGACTGACCAGCCTGCTAGCCTATATGCGGCTACTAAGAAGGCTGGTGAAGAAATTGCACATACTTACAATCATATATACGGTCTGTCGCTTACTGGGTTGAGGTTTTTCACGGTGTATGGTCCTTGGGGGAGACCCGATATGGCGTATTTCTTTTTCACGAAGGATATATTGAAAGGGAAGTCGATTCCGATCTTTGAAGCGTCTAATCATGGCACAGTTGCTAGGGACTTTACCTACATTGATGACATTGTGAAGGGGTGCTTGGCGGCATTGGATACAGCAGAGAAGAGCACCGGAAGTGGTGGGAAGAAGACCAGGCCGGCTCAATTGCGGGTTTTCAATTTGGGGAATACTTCACCTGTGCCTGTTTCGGATCTTGTTAGCATTTTGGAGAGGCTTTTGAAGGTGAAGGCCAAGAGACGTATCATGAAGTTGCCTCGAAATGGGGATGTTCAATTTACTCATGCAAATATCAGCTTGGCTCAGAGGGAGCTTGGGTATAAGCCTACAACAGATCTGCATACGGGTTTGAAGAAGTTTGTGCGGTGGTATCTCAATTACTATGCTGGTGGGAAGAAGGCCGCCGGCTGA
- the LOC132187027 gene encoding small ribosomal subunit protein uS10z/uS10x: MAYAAVKPGKAGLEESQDQINRIRITLTSKNVKNLEKVCGDLVRGAKDKSLRVKGPVRIPTKVLKITTRKSPCGEGTNTWDRFELRVHKRVIDLHSSPEVVKQITSITIEPGVEVEVTIAD, encoded by the exons atggCTTATGCGGCAGTGAAGCCCGGTAAGGCTGGTTTGGAGGAATCTCAGGATCAGATTAACCGCATTAGGATCACCCTCACCTCAAAGAATGTCAAGAATCTAGAGAAAG TGTGTGGTGATCTTGTTCGTGGTGCCAAGGACAAGAGTTTGAGAGTGAAGGGACCAGTGAGGATACCCACTAAAGTTCTTAAAATCACTACTAGAAAGTCTCCCTGTGGCGAAG GAACCAACACATGGGACAGGTTTGAACTCCGAGTGCATAAGCGAGTGATTGACCTTCACAGCTCCCCCGAAGTGGTTAAGCAGATTACTTCCATCACCATTGAACCCGGTGTTGAGGTTGAGGTTACAATAGCAGATTGA